A genome region from Ligilactobacillus cholophilus includes the following:
- the gyrA gene encoding DNA gyrase subunit A produces MVDLPNRIKDVDLSNVMQTSFLDYAMSVLVARALPDVRDGLKPVHRRILYGMSELGVTPEKPYKKSARIVGEVMGKFHPHGDSAIYESMVRMAQDFSYRYLLVDGHGNFGSVDGDGAAAMRYTEARMSKIATEMLRDINKDTIDFQPNYDGTEREPKVLPARFPNLLVNGATGIAVGMTTNIPPHNLSEVISAIHILMDNPDATTAELMEAIPGPDFPTGGIVIGKSGIRKAYETGKGIVILRAKVDIEEQKNGRQQIIVHELPYMVNKARLIERISELAREKEIDGITAIHDESDRDGMRITIDIRRDVSASVVLNNLYKMTLMQTSFGFNMLAIVDGTPKILSLKQILQYYLKHQVEVIRRRTAFDLKKAKARAHILAGLRIALDHIQAIIDIIRNSESGDVAKDRLMNEFDLSDKQAQAILDMRLVRLTGLERSKVEADYEKTMKAIADYEDILASRERINEIIYQELLDIQSKYGDERRTELMVGEVTSIEDEDLIEEESVVITLTHNGYIKRLPTSDFKAQRRGGRGVQGMGVHDDDFIEQLITTSTHDELLFFTNLGKVYSMKGYEIPEYGRSAKGIPVINLLNIDAGEKIATVVNIPHDDDEEQTAQYLFFTTKMGTVKRTPVEDFSNIRKNGLKAINLHDNDELINVSLTDGQQNIIIGTHLGYAVSFKEESVRSMGRSAAGVRGIRLRENDYVIGSDILDKDSDVFVISEKGYGKRTPATEYPIKGRGGKGIKTSNITAKNGPLAGLTIVHGEEDIMVITNKGVLIRFNVADVSETGRATLGVHLINLEDDATVSTIAKVDPEDDPKEQELENDEENVDQAAEITTDDNDLLKKGVQDLADCEINYNEEHPEK; encoded by the coding sequence GTGGTAGATTTACCAAATCGAATTAAAGATGTGGATCTTTCAAACGTCATGCAAACATCATTCTTAGATTATGCAATGAGTGTTTTGGTAGCACGTGCTTTGCCTGACGTACGGGATGGTTTAAAACCAGTTCACCGACGGATTTTATATGGAATGAGCGAATTAGGAGTCACTCCAGAAAAGCCATATAAGAAATCAGCCAGAATTGTTGGGGAAGTAATGGGGAAGTTTCACCCTCATGGTGACTCAGCAATTTATGAATCAATGGTACGAATGGCTCAAGATTTTAGTTATCGTTACTTATTAGTTGATGGTCACGGAAACTTTGGTTCTGTTGATGGTGACGGAGCTGCTGCTATGCGTTATACCGAAGCAAGAATGTCAAAAATTGCAACGGAAATGCTACGTGATATTAATAAAGACACTATTGATTTTCAACCTAACTATGATGGTACAGAACGTGAACCTAAAGTATTACCAGCACGTTTCCCTAATTTATTAGTTAATGGAGCAACAGGAATTGCAGTCGGAATGACAACTAATATTCCACCTCATAACTTATCAGAAGTAATTTCAGCTATTCATATCTTAATGGATAATCCTGATGCTACAACAGCTGAATTAATGGAAGCAATTCCAGGACCAGATTTCCCTACTGGTGGAATTGTAATAGGAAAATCAGGAATTAGAAAAGCATATGAAACTGGAAAAGGAATAGTGATTTTACGTGCAAAAGTTGATATTGAAGAACAAAAGAATGGTAGACAACAAATTATTGTCCATGAATTGCCATACATGGTTAATAAGGCACGTTTAATTGAACGAATTTCTGAATTAGCACGAGAAAAGGAAATTGATGGAATCACTGCAATTCATGATGAATCTGACCGTGATGGAATGAGAATTACAATTGATATTCGACGCGATGTTAGTGCATCTGTGGTATTGAATAATTTATACAAGATGACATTGATGCAAACATCATTTGGATTCAATATGCTAGCAATTGTTGATGGTACTCCTAAAATTTTAAGTCTTAAGCAAATTCTACAATATTATTTAAAACACCAAGTAGAAGTAATTCGTAGAAGAACAGCATTTGACTTAAAGAAAGCTAAAGCACGTGCTCATATTTTAGCGGGATTAAGAATTGCGCTAGATCATATTCAAGCAATTATTGATATTATCCGTAATTCTGAAAGTGGAGATGTTGCTAAAGATCGCTTAATGAATGAATTTGATTTAAGTGACAAACAAGCACAAGCAATTTTAGATATGCGGTTAGTAAGATTAACCGGTTTGGAACGAAGTAAAGTTGAAGCCGATTATGAAAAGACAATGAAAGCAATTGCTGATTATGAAGATATTCTTGCTAGTCGTGAACGTATCAATGAAATTATTTATCAAGAATTACTTGATATTCAATCAAAATATGGTGATGAACGTCGCACAGAATTAATGGTTGGAGAAGTTACAAGTATTGAGGATGAAGATTTAATTGAAGAAGAATCTGTTGTAATCACTTTAACTCATAATGGATATATTAAACGACTACCAACTAGTGACTTTAAAGCACAACGCCGTGGTGGTCGTGGAGTTCAAGGAATGGGTGTCCATGATGATGACTTTATTGAACAATTAATTACAACTTCAACTCATGATGAGTTATTATTCTTCACTAATTTAGGTAAAGTGTACAGTATGAAGGGATATGAAATTCCTGAATACGGACGCTCTGCCAAGGGAATTCCGGTAATTAATTTGCTAAATATTGATGCAGGAGAAAAAATTGCTACGGTAGTCAATATTCCACATGATGACGATGAAGAACAAACAGCACAATATTTGTTCTTTACTACAAAAATGGGAACTGTTAAGCGGACCCCAGTGGAAGATTTTAGTAATATCCGTAAAAATGGTTTAAAGGCTATTAATCTTCATGATAATGATGAATTAATTAATGTTTCATTAACAGATGGACAACAAAATATAATCATTGGAACTCATTTAGGATATGCGGTTTCTTTCAAGGAAGAAAGCGTTCGTTCTATGGGACGTTCAGCAGCGGGTGTACGTGGAATTAGATTACGTGAAAATGACTATGTAATTGGATCAGATATTTTGGATAAAGACAGCGATGTTTTTGTAATTTCTGAAAAAGGTTATGGTAAACGGACTCCTGCAACAGAATATCCAATTAAGGGACGTGGTGGTAAAGGAATTAAAACATCAAATATTACTGCTAAGAATGGTCCATTAGCTGGATTAACAATTGTTCATGGCGAAGAAGATATTATGGTAATTACCAATAAAGGTGTCTTAATTCGATTTAATGTTGCAGATGTTTCTGAAACAGGCCGTGCAACATTAGGGGTTCATTTAATTAACCTAGAAGATGACGCAACTGTTTCAACAATTGCTAAAGTAGATCCTGAAGATGATCCTAAAGAACAAGAGCTCGAAAATGATGAAGAAAATGTAGATCAAGCAGCAGAAATAACAACTGATGATAATGATTTATTGAAAAAGGGCGTTCAAGATTTAGCAGATTGTGAAATAAATTACAATGAAGAACATCCTGAAAAATAG
- the gyrB gene encoding DNA topoisomerase (ATP-hydrolyzing) subunit B, whose product MADDKQLQEEKEEKAKEYDASQIQVLEGLEAVRKRPGMYIGSTSEQGLHHLVWEIIDNGIDEALAGFATEINVTVEKDNSITVKDNGRGIPVDIQKKTGRPALETVFTVLHAGGKFGGGGYKVSGGLHGVGASVVNALSTSLDVRVTREGDPNIYGMDFKLGKVNTSMHVVGQTGIHEHGTTVHFVPDPDVFTETTVYNIKTLTTRIRELAFLNKGLKITIDDLRPEEPTHEEFHYIGGIKHYVEYLNKGKEVIFPDPIYVEGVQKGITVEVALQYTNDFHSNLLTFTNNIHTYEGGTHESGFKTALTRVINDYARKTNLLKDNDPNLSGEDVREGLTAVISVKHPNPQFEGQTKTKLGNSDARAATDKIFSEVFSKFMMENPTVAKEIVNKGILASKARVAAKRAREVTRKKNGLEISNLPGKLADNTSKDPEISELFIVEGDSAGGSAKQGRSRLTQAILPIRGKILNVEKASLDRILANEEIRSLFTALGTGFGDDFNVEKANYHKLIIMTDADVDGAHIRTLLLTLFYRFMRPMIEKGYVYIAQPPLYQVRQGKMMRYIDSDEELDEVLSQLPASPKPVIQRYKGLGEMDAEQLWETTMDPEKRRLLRVKLSDAEEANNVFEMLMGNQVGPRRQFIEENATFVDNLDV is encoded by the coding sequence ATGGCAGACGATAAGCAATTGCAAGAAGAAAAAGAAGAAAAAGCCAAAGAGTATGATGCTAGTCAAATTCAAGTTTTAGAAGGACTTGAAGCTGTTCGTAAACGTCCCGGAATGTATATTGGTTCTACCAGCGAACAAGGTCTACACCACTTAGTATGGGAAATTATCGATAATGGGATTGACGAAGCTCTAGCAGGATTTGCAACTGAAATTAATGTTACTGTCGAAAAGGATAATAGTATTACAGTTAAAGATAATGGACGGGGAATCCCTGTTGATATTCAAAAAAAGACTGGTCGTCCAGCCTTAGAAACGGTATTTACTGTTCTTCATGCTGGTGGTAAATTCGGCGGTGGCGGATATAAGGTTTCTGGTGGACTTCATGGGGTAGGTGCATCAGTTGTTAATGCTTTATCTACTTCATTAGATGTTCGGGTAACGCGTGAAGGTGATCCTAATATTTATGGAATGGACTTTAAATTAGGTAAAGTTAATACTTCAATGCATGTAGTGGGACAAACTGGAATCCATGAACATGGGACAACAGTTCACTTTGTGCCAGATCCCGATGTATTTACTGAAACGACAGTATATAATATTAAGACTTTGACTACACGTATTCGTGAATTAGCATTCTTAAACAAAGGATTGAAAATTACAATCGATGATTTGCGTCCTGAAGAACCAACACATGAAGAGTTCCACTATATTGGCGGAATTAAACACTATGTTGAGTATCTTAATAAGGGGAAAGAAGTTATTTTCCCAGATCCAATTTATGTAGAAGGCGTTCAAAAAGGAATTACAGTTGAAGTCGCTTTACAATATACAAACGATTTCCACTCTAACTTATTAACTTTTACTAATAATATTCATACTTATGAAGGTGGAACTCACGAATCAGGATTTAAGACAGCTTTGACTCGTGTAATCAATGATTATGCACGTAAGACAAACTTATTAAAAGATAATGATCCTAATTTATCAGGTGAGGATGTACGTGAAGGACTAACAGCAGTTATTTCAGTTAAGCACCCTAACCCACAATTTGAAGGACAAACAAAAACAAAATTAGGAAATTCTGATGCTCGAGCAGCAACTGATAAGATTTTTAGTGAAGTTTTCAGTAAATTTATGATGGAAAACCCAACAGTTGCTAAAGAAATTGTTAATAAGGGAATTTTAGCATCTAAAGCACGTGTAGCAGCTAAACGTGCACGTGAAGTTACACGGAAGAAAAATGGACTAGAAATTTCTAATTTACCAGGAAAATTAGCAGATAATACAAGTAAAGATCCTGAAATTTCAGAATTGTTTATTGTCGAGGGGGATTCAGCTGGTGGTTCAGCAAAACAAGGTCGTTCTCGATTAACTCAAGCTATTTTGCCAATTCGTGGGAAAATTTTGAATGTTGAAAAAGCTAGTTTAGATCGAATTTTAGCCAATGAAGAAATTCGTTCATTGTTTACAGCATTAGGTACAGGATTTGGTGATGATTTTAACGTTGAAAAAGCAAATTATCATAAATTAATCATTATGACTGATGCGGATGTCGATGGGGCTCATATTCGAACATTGCTATTAACACTCTTTTATCGTTTCATGCGTCCAATGATTGAAAAGGGCTATGTTTACATTGCACAGCCACCTTTGTATCAAGTGCGTCAAGGTAAAATGATGCGTTATATCGATTCAGATGAAGAATTAGACGAAGTATTATCACAATTACCAGCATCACCTAAGCCAGTTATTCAACGATACAAAGGGCTTGGTGAAATGGATGCAGAACAACTCTGGGAAACAACTATGGATCCAGAAAAGAGACGTTTATTGCGTGTTAAATTATCAGACGCAGAAGAAGCTAATAACGTTTTTGAAATGTTAATGGGTAACCAAGTAGGCCCAAGACGTCAATTTATTGAAGAAAATGCAACATTTGTTGATAACTTAGATGTTTAA
- the recF gene encoding DNA replication/repair protein RecF (All proteins in this family for which functions are known are DNA-binding proteins that assist the filamentation of RecA onto DNA for the initiation of recombination or recombinational repair.), producing the protein MYLKNLQLHHFRNYDNQSIDFSPSTNVLIGENAQGKTNLLESIYVLAMTRSHRTSNDKELIEFSKDAAQVSGTIQRNLGPLKLELDIGKNGKKAKANHIEKARLSEYLGQMNVILFAPEDLALVKGSPTVRRRFIDMEFGQISPKYLHDLTQYRSILKQRNRYLKQLQVKEASDKLYLEVLSEQLAAVGGSIISQRINFLTELEKYAQKLHAGITQGNENLTFKYECVVKNVVSLTELEISQSLMNLYEKNQQKEIFQGTTLYGPHRDDVKFLVNDKNVQVYGSQGQQRTTALSVKLAEIDLMKSQTNEYPILLLDDVLSELDGARQTHLLKTIQDKVQTFLTTPALSDVARNLIKEPKIFYISKGKVTTDSSLRTQVFYPTKQKKTH; encoded by the coding sequence ATGTATTTAAAGAATTTACAACTGCATCATTTTCGTAATTACGATAATCAATCAATTGATTTTTCACCATCAACAAATGTTTTGATTGGCGAAAATGCTCAAGGTAAAACTAACTTATTAGAATCAATTTATGTTTTAGCAATGACTCGAAGTCATCGTACAAGTAATGATAAAGAATTGATTGAATTTTCAAAGGATGCAGCCCAAGTTTCAGGAACTATTCAACGCAATTTAGGCCCCTTGAAATTAGAACTTGATATTGGAAAAAACGGAAAAAAAGCTAAAGCTAACCATATAGAAAAAGCCCGGTTATCAGAATATTTAGGACAAATGAATGTGATTTTATTTGCTCCTGAAGATTTAGCTTTAGTGAAGGGTTCACCAACTGTAAGGCGTAGATTTATTGATATGGAATTTGGCCAAATTTCGCCTAAATATTTACATGATTTAACGCAATATCGAAGTATTTTAAAACAGCGAAATCGATATCTTAAACAACTTCAAGTTAAAGAAGCTAGTGATAAGTTATATTTAGAAGTTTTATCTGAACAACTTGCAGCAGTAGGCGGTTCAATTATTAGTCAACGAATAAATTTTTTAACAGAGCTTGAGAAGTATGCACAAAAATTACATGCAGGAATTACTCAAGGTAATGAAAATTTAACGTTTAAGTATGAATGTGTTGTTAAAAATGTTGTCTCATTAACTGAATTGGAAATTAGTCAGAGTTTAATGAATCTGTATGAAAAAAATCAACAAAAAGAAATTTTTCAAGGAACTACTCTTTATGGTCCACATCGAGATGATGTAAAGTTTCTTGTAAACGATAAGAATGTTCAAGTATATGGATCACAAGGGCAACAGCGAACTACGGCTCTTTCAGTAAAGTTAGCTGAAATTGATTTAATGAAAAGTCAGACTAATGAATATCCAATTTTATTATTAGATGATGTTTTATCTGAATTAGATGGAGCTAGACAGACTCATTTATTAAAGACAATTCAAGATAAAGTGCAAACATTTTTAACAACTCCAGCGTTAAGCGATGTAGCACGTAATTTAATTAAGGAACCCAAGATTTTTTATATTAGTAAAGGTAAAGTAACAACTGATTCATCATTGAGAACACAGGTATTTTACCCAACGAAACAAAAGAAAACTCACTAG
- the yaaA gene encoding S4 domain-containing protein YaaA, whose amino-acid sequence MQEVVLKTPYITLGQLLKIVDVVSSGGEAKWYLSEHEIYVNDELDNRRGRKLYPDDKVKLPNGKTYVMRSSEN is encoded by the coding sequence ATGCAAGAAGTAGTTTTGAAAACACCTTACATTACTTTAGGACAATTATTGAAAATTGTTGACGTAGTTTCATCTGGTGGCGAAGCTAAATGGTATTTAAGTGAGCATGAAATTTACGTTAATGATGAATTAGATAATCGTCGAGGACGTAAGTTATATCCAGACGACAAGGTGAAGTTGCCAAATGGTAAGACCTACGTCATGAGAAGTAGTGAAAACTAA